The DNA segment TGCACCGGAAATTCACCGCGCAGCATAGTCCCGGGCACGGCGGTTGCAAGCAAAATATTTGCGGCGGCAGGGCGAATTTGCGCTTGAAGCCGTGTGCCGTCTGCGTACACAATCGCAAGTCCCTGCTAACTTCAGTGAGATCCCGCCGCAGCAGATGTCACAGACTCTCGTCGTCGTCGATAATCTGGAGGACTGGGCGCCGTTCTACCCCAGCGAGCAGGTCCTGAGTTTCAAGGCCTACCTGGATGGCGGGCGCTTCGATACCCCGCAGCGGGTGCGCATCATCAACCTGTGCAAGGGATACCGCTACCTCGGCGACGGCTACTACTGCTCGCTGCTGGCCGAGGCACGTGGCCATCACGTTATCCCGTCGCTGCAGGTCATCAACGATCTCGGCAGGCGCGAGCTGTACCAGCTCCAGCTCGGCGAGCTGGGCGCGGCGCTGGATCGCAGCCTCGCCGACCACGACCGTACCGCGCCGTTGCGCTTCAGAAGTCATTTCGGCACCACGCCCGAGCCGGCCTATCGCGACCTGGCGCGCAAGCTGTTCGACCTGTTTCCCTGCCCGGTGCTGGAGGCCGAACTCGAGTACCGGCGTCAGTGGGAGGTGATCTCACTCAAGGCCGTGTCGCCGCGCGATCTGGACGACGACGCCCAGACCGCGTTCGCGGAGGCGCTCGACCATTACAGCCGCCAGGTCTGGCGCGGGACGCGCAAGCGCAAGCGCTATCGCTACGACATGGCGATCCTGGTGAACCCGGAGGAGAAAATGCCTCCCAGCGACGGTCCGGCGCTGAAGCAGTTCATCCGCGCCGGGCGTGAACTGGGTATAGACGTCGAGCTGATCCAGCACCGCGACTACACGCGGCTGACGGAATACGATGCGCTGTTCATCCGCGAGACCACCGCGATCGATCACGCGAGCTACCGCTTCGCGCGCAAGGCCGCCGCCGAGGGGCTGGTGGTGATCGACGATCCCGAGTCCATCCTGCGTTGTACCAACAAGGTCTATCTCGCCGACCTGTTCCGCACCCGCAAGGTGCCGGCGCCGCGCAGCCGTATCCTGCACAAGGGCAGCGAGGGCCTGGTCGAGAAACTGGAGACCGAGTTCGGCTATCCGATCGTGCTGAAGATACCCGACGGGTCGTTCTCGCGCGGGGTGGTCAAGGTCGAGAATGCCGAGGAGCTCAAGGCCAGCCTGAAGGATCTGTTCAAGAAGTCGGCCCTGCTGCTGGCGCAGGAGTTCTTCTATACCGACTTCGACTGGCGCATCGGTATCCTGAACAACAAGCCGCTGTACGCCTGCCGCTACTACATGGTGAAGAAGCACTGGCAAATCTATCGCCACGGGGCCGACCGCACCGCCAGCGGCGGTTTCGATACCCTGCCGACCTTCGAGGTGCCGCGCGACGTGCTGCGCTCGGCGCTTGCTGCGACGCAGCCTATCGGAGACAGCCTGTACGGTGTCGACGTCAAGGAGAAGGACGGCAAGGGCTACGTCATAGAAGTCAACGACAATCCCAATGTCGATCGCGGGGTCGAGGACAAGTACCTGGGTGACGAGCTCTATCGCCTGATCATGGGCGAATTCCTGCGCCGGATCGAGGAGCGCGGTGTCTGATCATGGCGCGCGCCCGGTTATCAGTGCGGATCCCCGTATCCCGGTGCGGGCCGGAGCATGTCCAGCGATAGCGGCGGCAGGTAGATGCCGAGCGGCTTGCTGGACCACCAGTTGCCCGTCGCGGCGCGCTCGGCGGGTGTGGTGAAACGGTAGTCCTCGAGGCGGGCGCGGACCAGTCGCGGGGGATGGTCCGGGAACGGGTTGCGCGCAAGCAGCCCCAGCACGGCCGGCGAGCCCTCCAGCAGGCGTGTCACGAAATCCGGAAGCCAGTAGGTCGTGCGCGTGTTCGGCCGGCCGATCGCGGCGAACCACATCATCCAGTCCAGCCGCGGCTGGTGCGGTATGTTGCAGCGCGGTCGCGCGGCCAGATCGCCCGGTTTGTAGCGGAATCCGTAGGCCAGCCAGGTGCGGCCGTCATCCGAACCCTCGATCACGAGTTCCGGCCGCTTCGTCGTCAGGTTGGGGAAAACGTGGTAATTGTTGACCACGTGCCATTGCACCAGCAGCCGCGTCACCGGTTCGTTGAAAGCCGGCAGTGGACCCCGCGTGAAGGTGGACCACATCATGCTGAGCGTGGACGTCACGATCAGCGTGGCCAGGATGCCTGCGGACAGCGTCGCGAGACGGCCGGGGCGCAGCTGCAGTCGCGGCAGGCGCAGGCCGCGCAGCGCGCGGTCGTCGAACAGCAGCAGGCACAGCAGGATGGTGAGCAGGTTGAAGAAATTGTGGTTGCTGGTCAGCATGATCAGCACCTGCATCAGGATGGTCACCCAGGCGGCGAACAGGCGCGGCCGGCGCGGCAGGAAAACCAGGAACGGCACCACCAGCTCGGCGAAGAAGGTGAAGCCGACCCCCGCGCGCAGCACCGCGTCCGGCAGCTGGTGTGCATACCAGGCACCTGCCTGTGGCAGCGGCTGGGTCTCGAAATAATGCCGGAGCGCGGTGAAACCGGACCACGACTCGTCGCCGCTCAGCAGCTTGTAGGCGCCGGACAGGAAACGCAGGCGGAACAGTACCCAGTGCAGCAGCCAGATGACGATGGACGATCCCCAGGGCAGGAAGATGGCTAGGAACCCCGTCTCCAGTAACAGGAAATCCCACTGGAAATTCATGAACACCTGGCCGGCGTAGACCAGGGACAGGTACAGCAGGAACAGCAGCGGCAGCATCGCGCGGGTGAGGATATTGAGGGTCAGCAGCAGCGCGCCGGCCACGCCGGCACCGCACGCGAGCCGGATCGCCATATCGCTGTCGTCGAGCCAGAACACGCTGGGGAACAGCCACCAGGCCTGGGTACCCTGCTGCGCGGACGTGTCCTGCAGGTAGTCCGCCAGCGGCAGGATGCCCTGGCTGCCGATCAGTCCCAGTGCCTGAACCCCGAACGAGACGAAGGCCGCCAGATACACCAGTCCGAGCAGGCGCAGGAACAGCCAGCTGACCGCGCCGTACTCCTCCGGATAGCGTTCGCGGCCCCACAGCAGGCGTGACAGGCGCCCGGCAGCCGTGCGATGGCGGGCGGTGAAACGGTACAGGATCTCCGCCAGGCCCGCGCAGCCCGGCACCAGGCGGCAGGTGCGCAACCAGCCCGGCCGCCCGCCCGCAGCCAGCACCCGGAAGACGGCCGCGGCGCCGCTGTGGCGGGTGCCGTCCGGCAGCAGCAGTTGGATACTGCGGACGAATGCCTCGCGCGGAATCTGCGGGTGGTCCGCCGCGACCTGCTGGTAGGGTGCGTAATCGACCGCAGCGCCGGTGAGGCGTTGCCAGTAGCGGACCTGGCCACTGCAGAAATCGCAGTCGCCATCGTAAACCAGCAGTGGCCGGTCAATGCGGGACATGGGGCGGATTATAGTCGTTCCCGCTGCGGGTTTAACTGACGCTTGTCAGCGGAGATGCGCGTGCAGGGGGGTATCATATGACGGCGGCGGCGCCCGGGATGGTGTCCGCACCGTCGCGCGCGGGGAGTGGGAGATGATGACACGAATGCTGCTGCTGTTGCTGCTGTATGCCGGCGCCGCCACGGCGGCCGTGCCGGAACGGGCGGCGGCGCGTGCCGCCATGGTGGAGCAGATCGAAACCATGGTGGCGGAGACGGCGGAGTATCTCGGCAAGGAACGACTGTCCGGGCCGGTGCTGGAGGCCATGCGCACGGTGCCGCGACACGCCTTCATTCCGGCGGACGAGCAGGCGCATGCCTACGACAACCGGCCGGTGTCGATCGGTTACGGCCAGACCATCTCCCAGCCCTACATGGTCGCGCTCATGACCGATCTGCTCGGGGTCGGTCCGGATGCGGCGGTGCTGGAGGTCGGCACCGGCTCGGGCTACCAGGCGGCCGTGCTGTCCGGGCTGGTGGCGCATGTCTACAGCATCGAGATCGTGCCGCAGCTGGGTGAGCGGGCGCAAGCGACGCTGGCGCAACTGGGATACGACAATGTCGAGGTTCGCGTCGGCGACGGGTATTACGGCTGGGAGGCACATGCGCCATTCGATGCCATCATCGTCACGGCCGCGGCAAGTCACGTACCGCCACCGCTGATCCGACAGCTCAAACCCGGCGGACGCATGCTCATTCCGGTCGGCTCGCGCTTCCTGGTGCAGGAGCTGCTGCTGGTGGAAAAGAGCGCCGCCGACGCGGTGTCGACCCGGCAGCTGCTGCCCGTGGCTTTCGTGCCGCTGACCGGGGGACACTGAACCCGTGCCGCACCCGCTCGGCCAATGACGCAGGCGCAGGCCGCACGCCACGGCGCGCGTATTCCGCTGCTGTCGGTGGCGCTGCTCTCGGTCAGCGTGCTGGCCTACGAGATCCTGCTGATGCGGCTGTTCTCGATCATCCAGTGGCATCATTTCGCCTACATGGTGATCAGTCTCGCGCTGCTGGGTTACGGGGTCAGCGGCACGCTGGTGACTCTGCTGCGCGCGCGGCTGCTGGCGCATTTCGCCGCGGTGTACACCGGCTGTATCGGTGCCTTTGCCTTGAGCGCGGTGTACGGCTTTCTGCTGGCGCAACAGGTGCCGTTCAATGCCGAGCTGGTACTGTGGGACGCGCGCCAGTCACTATGGCTGCTGCTGCTGCT comes from the Pseudomonadota bacterium genome and includes:
- a CDS encoding RimK family protein; amino-acid sequence: MSQTLVVVDNLEDWAPFYPSEQVLSFKAYLDGGRFDTPQRVRIINLCKGYRYLGDGYYCSLLAEARGHHVIPSLQVINDLGRRELYQLQLGELGAALDRSLADHDRTAPLRFRSHFGTTPEPAYRDLARKLFDLFPCPVLEAELEYRRQWEVISLKAVSPRDLDDDAQTAFAEALDHYSRQVWRGTRKRKRYRYDMAILVNPEEKMPPSDGPALKQFIRAGRELGIDVELIQHRDYTRLTEYDALFIRETTAIDHASYRFARKAAAEGLVVIDDPESILRCTNKVYLADLFRTRKVPAPRSRILHKGSEGLVEKLETEFGYPIVLKIPDGSFSRGVVKVENAEELKASLKDLFKKSALLLAQEFFYTDFDWRIGILNNKPLYACRYYMVKKHWQIYRHGADRTASGGFDTLPTFEVPRDVLRSALAATQPIGDSLYGVDVKEKDGKGYVIEVNDNPNVDRGVEDKYLGDELYRLIMGEFLRRIEERGV
- a CDS encoding protein-L-isoaspartate(D-aspartate) O-methyltransferase; the encoded protein is MMTRMLLLLLLYAGAATAAVPERAAARAAMVEQIETMVAETAEYLGKERLSGPVLEAMRTVPRHAFIPADEQAHAYDNRPVSIGYGQTISQPYMVALMTDLLGVGPDAAVLEVGTGSGYQAAVLSGLVAHVYSIEIVPQLGERAQATLAQLGYDNVEVRVGDGYYGWEAHAPFDAIIVTAAASHVPPPLIRQLKPGGRMLIPVGSRFLVQELLLVEKSAADAVSTRQLLPVAFVPLTGGH
- a CDS encoding lipase maturation factor family protein; translated protein: MSRIDRPLLVYDGDCDFCSGQVRYWQRLTGAAVDYAPYQQVAADHPQIPREAFVRSIQLLLPDGTRHSGAAAVFRVLAAGGRPGWLRTCRLVPGCAGLAEILYRFTARHRTAAGRLSRLLWGRERYPEEYGAVSWLFLRLLGLVYLAAFVSFGVQALGLIGSQGILPLADYLQDTSAQQGTQAWWLFPSVFWLDDSDMAIRLACGAGVAGALLLTLNILTRAMLPLLFLLYLSLVYAGQVFMNFQWDFLLLETGFLAIFLPWGSSIVIWLLHWVLFRLRFLSGAYKLLSGDESWSGFTALRHYFETQPLPQAGAWYAHQLPDAVLRAGVGFTFFAELVVPFLVFLPRRPRLFAAWVTILMQVLIMLTSNHNFFNLLTILLCLLLFDDRALRGLRLPRLQLRPGRLATLSAGILATLIVTSTLSMMWSTFTRGPLPAFNEPVTRLLVQWHVVNNYHVFPNLTTKRPELVIEGSDDGRTWLAYGFRYKPGDLAARPRCNIPHQPRLDWMMWFAAIGRPNTRTTYWLPDFVTRLLEGSPAVLGLLARNPFPDHPPRLVRARLEDYRFTTPAERAATGNWWSSKPLGIYLPPLSLDMLRPAPGYGDPH